A single window of Tautonia marina DNA harbors:
- a CDS encoding Gfo/Idh/MocA family protein — protein MARTTRRTFLSGSVAAIGAGFAIGGTKASGRILGANDTINLAVAGLNGRGGAHVGEFAGMPGVRLSHLVDPDVRTFDKRVKQTVERGGATPKTVQDIREVLDNPDVHAISIATPNHWHALMSIWACQAGKDVYVEKPCSHNIHEGRIAVEAARKYDRIVQHGTQGRSSRSWAELLEITRSGRYGKLLVSRGLCYKPRPSIGFKPVQTPPSEVDFSLWLGPAQETPFHENLVHYNWHWFWDFGNGDIGNQGVHQMDVARWMIPDATHPTSVVSLGGRFGYEDQGETANTQVSVMDFDGTMLIFEVRGLPTDDYKGQKVGNVLHYEEGIVSGGRFYPKGQGDGEPLPRVDANRGPGNGHFANFIEAVRSRKTDDLNADILEGHYSSAACHLANVSYQLGAPESFDSIDQAIGSDEAVQETVERMVEHLKDDNALAIEGMQYRLGRRLRFNPETERFIDDDRANALLTRPYRAPFVVPESLA, from the coding sequence ATGGCTCGCACGACGCGACGGACATTCCTCTCGGGCTCGGTAGCGGCGATCGGCGCCGGGTTCGCGATTGGTGGAACCAAGGCCTCCGGCCGGATTCTTGGTGCCAACGACACCATCAATCTCGCTGTCGCTGGACTGAACGGCCGAGGCGGCGCCCATGTTGGCGAGTTCGCCGGAATGCCAGGGGTTCGCCTCAGTCACCTCGTCGATCCGGATGTCCGAACGTTTGACAAGCGCGTCAAGCAAACGGTCGAACGCGGCGGGGCAACCCCGAAGACGGTGCAGGACATCCGCGAGGTGCTCGACAACCCCGATGTCCACGCCATCTCGATCGCAACGCCAAACCACTGGCACGCCTTGATGTCGATCTGGGCCTGTCAGGCGGGCAAGGATGTGTACGTCGAGAAGCCATGTAGCCACAACATCCACGAAGGTCGGATCGCCGTCGAGGCGGCTCGCAAGTACGACCGGATTGTCCAGCACGGCACGCAGGGCCGCTCCAGCCGATCATGGGCCGAACTGCTCGAAATCACTCGATCCGGCCGATACGGCAAGTTGCTTGTCTCCCGAGGACTCTGCTACAAGCCTCGCCCCAGCATCGGCTTCAAGCCGGTTCAGACACCCCCGTCGGAAGTCGACTTCTCGCTCTGGCTCGGCCCTGCTCAGGAAACCCCGTTCCACGAAAATCTTGTCCATTACAACTGGCACTGGTTCTGGGACTTCGGCAACGGCGACATCGGCAACCAGGGGGTCCACCAGATGGACGTCGCCCGCTGGATGATTCCCGACGCAACCCATCCGACAAGCGTCGTGAGCCTGGGCGGTCGATTCGGCTACGAGGATCAAGGGGAAACCGCCAACACTCAGGTTTCCGTCATGGACTTCGACGGCACGATGCTCATCTTCGAGGTCCGAGGCCTTCCGACCGACGACTACAAGGGCCAGAAAGTCGGCAACGTCCTTCACTACGAGGAGGGGATCGTCTCCGGTGGTCGCTTCTATCCGAAGGGTCAGGGAGACGGCGAGCCACTTCCCAGGGTTGACGCAAACCGAGGCCCCGGAAACGGCCACTTCGCCAACTTCATCGAAGCCGTCCGGAGCCGGAAGACCGACGACCTGAACGCCGACATCCTGGAAGGGCACTATTCCAGCGCCGCCTGCCACCTGGCCAACGTCTCCTATCAACTTGGCGCTCCCGAGTCATTCGATTCCATCGACCAGGCCATCGGCTCCGATGAAGCCGTCCAGGAGACAGTCGAACGAATGGTTGAGCATCTCAAGGATGACAACGCTCTGGCGATTGAAGGGATGCAGTACCGTCTGGGCCGTCGGCTCCGCTTCAACCCGGAAACCGAGCGGTTCATCGATGACGATCGTGCCAATGCACTGCTGACCCGCCCTTATCGCGCTCCCTTCGTGGTGCCCGAGTCACTGGCCTGA
- a CDS encoding PspC domain-containing protein produces MSKRCPYCDEEIQDAAIKCKHCLTWLDSGRNASPLSPHAWDVGPGKGGWSLGTLRRPKHDRMVAGVCSAFGRLLGIDPTLIRITYAVVTFFTAGIPGIILYIILALVIPMEDDPDRWTD; encoded by the coding sequence ATGTCCAAACGATGCCCCTATTGTGATGAGGAAATCCAGGACGCCGCGATCAAGTGCAAGCATTGCCTGACCTGGCTCGATTCTGGAAGAAACGCCTCCCCCTTATCCCCGCATGCCTGGGATGTTGGGCCCGGCAAAGGCGGCTGGAGCTTGGGAACGCTCCGCCGACCAAAACATGACCGGATGGTTGCCGGAGTCTGCTCAGCCTTCGGTCGCCTGCTCGGCATCGATCCGACCTTGATTCGGATCACGTATGCCGTGGTCACGTTCTTCACGGCTGGCATTCCGGGAATCATTCTGTATATCATCTTGGCGCTGGTGATTCCGATGGAAGACGACCCGGATCGCTGGACCGATTGA
- a CDS encoding DUF4175 domain-containing protein → MIAMTTTRIGLALRLIGPVLEIACIGLLLGNFGHNRSLFGQPVEPLLYLGVALGLAMVALGLGLSTARPGRRTRRPSDAARPE, encoded by the coding sequence TTGATTGCCATGACCACCACCCGGATCGGACTCGCCCTGCGCCTGATCGGTCCGGTACTGGAGATTGCCTGCATCGGTCTGTTGCTCGGCAATTTCGGTCACAATCGGTCCCTGTTTGGCCAACCCGTCGAGCCTCTGCTCTATCTCGGGGTGGCCCTTGGCCTGGCAATGGTGGCTCTTGGCCTCGGGCTCAGTACCGCTCGTCCCGGCCGGCGAACAAGACGCCCCAGTGATGCCGCTCGTCCGGAATGA
- a CDS encoding queuosine precursor transporter, producing MAAFVTVLLCTNLISAPKRVEIGGFIFGAGVLFFPISYLFNDILTEVYGYKRSRKVVWAGFGALAFAALVSQVVIALPAASNWPNQAIWETVFGGTWRIILASMAGFFAGEFINSYTLAKMKLWTEGRYLWTRTIGSTLTGEAADSMLFYPIAFLGRPGWTWDDVLTVMIANYTLKVLWEVVATPMTYAVVGFLKRAEHEDYYDRDTNFTPFSLET from the coding sequence ATGGCCGCCTTTGTGACGGTCCTGCTCTGCACGAACCTGATCTCGGCCCCAAAGCGAGTCGAGATTGGTGGGTTCATCTTCGGTGCAGGTGTCCTGTTCTTCCCGATCAGCTACCTGTTCAACGACATCCTGACCGAGGTCTACGGCTACAAACGCTCTCGCAAGGTTGTTTGGGCCGGATTCGGAGCGCTCGCCTTCGCGGCTCTGGTCAGTCAGGTTGTGATCGCGCTCCCGGCAGCCTCGAACTGGCCGAATCAAGCGATCTGGGAAACCGTCTTCGGCGGCACCTGGCGGATTATCCTTGCTTCGATGGCCGGTTTCTTCGCAGGAGAGTTCATCAACTCATACACACTGGCGAAGATGAAACTCTGGACCGAGGGGCGTTATCTCTGGACTCGCACCATCGGCTCGACCCTGACTGGAGAAGCGGCCGACTCGATGCTCTTTTACCCGATCGCGTTTCTCGGACGCCCTGGCTGGACCTGGGACGACGTGCTCACAGTCATGATTGCGAATTACACGTTGAAGGTCCTGTGGGAAGTGGTTGCAACACCAATGACCTACGCGGTCGTGGGATTCCTCAAACGAGCCGAGCACGAAGACTATTACGACCGTGACACGAACTTCACACCCTTCTCACTGGAAACCTGA